In one Umezawaea sp. Da 62-37 genomic region, the following are encoded:
- a CDS encoding Acg family FMN-binding oxidoreductase, protein MIALAGRAPSIHNSQPWRWVAGDNSLHLFADRSRHLPAVDPDCRDLLMSCGAALHHLRVGFAAAGWDTTVHRLPNPAQPDHLAAVEFTSRNPTAEDIALSSTIPRRHTDRRRFTSWPVPEGLIGLVAERAGAQGAIVVAATDPDDRFRLASAIADAARQQDADPEYRSELAAWAGRGSAADDGVLASSTPRTTVPHGDTTMRAFPDGVLAQTREGWEDDAGELLVLATTMDDHVSRLRAGEAMSAVLLASTALGLATCPLSQPLEVRGIRELLRATVLGGVASPQMVLRIGWAPTDQERVPATPRRAVDDVLAGSGDGQANPWTG, encoded by the coding sequence GTGATCGCGTTGGCGGGCCGCGCACCCTCGATCCACAACTCGCAGCCGTGGCGCTGGGTCGCCGGCGACAACTCGCTGCACCTGTTCGCCGACCGGAGCCGCCACCTGCCCGCCGTTGACCCGGACTGCCGCGACCTCCTCATGAGCTGCGGCGCGGCGCTGCACCACCTGAGGGTCGGGTTTGCCGCGGCTGGGTGGGACACGACCGTGCACCGACTCCCCAACCCGGCCCAACCGGACCACCTCGCGGCCGTGGAGTTCACGTCGAGGAACCCCACCGCCGAAGACATCGCGCTTTCGTCGACCATTCCCCGCAGGCACACCGATCGCAGGCGGTTCACCTCGTGGCCGGTGCCCGAGGGTTTGATCGGCTTGGTCGCCGAACGCGCGGGCGCGCAGGGCGCGATCGTCGTCGCCGCGACGGACCCGGACGACCGGTTCCGGCTGGCTTCGGCGATCGCCGACGCCGCGCGACAACAAGACGCCGACCCCGAGTACCGGAGCGAACTCGCCGCATGGGCGGGTCGCGGCTCCGCCGCCGACGACGGTGTCCTCGCCTCGAGCACCCCTCGAACGACCGTGCCGCACGGGGACACCACGATGCGCGCGTTCCCCGACGGCGTGCTCGCCCAGACGCGGGAGGGGTGGGAGGACGACGCCGGCGAACTGCTCGTGCTGGCGACGACGATGGACGACCACGTGTCCCGGCTGCGGGCGGGCGAGGCGATGAGCGCGGTGCTGCTGGCCTCCACGGCCCTCGGTCTGGCGACCTGCCCGCTCAGCCAGCCCCTGGAGGTCAGGGGCATCCGGGAACTCCTGCGCGCCACGGTGCTCGGTGGTGTCGCCTCCCCCCAGATGGTGCTCAGGATCGGCTGGGCTCCCACGGACCAAGAGCGGGTCCCTGCGACTCCACGCCGAGCCGTCGACGACGTTCTGGCCGGCTCTGGCGACGGTCAGGCGAATCCGTGGACAGGCTGA
- a CDS encoding DUF1330 domain-containing protein gives MIEIDDRELDALLAGDPGGPVVMLNLLRFRPDGGRESYQRYAEALGRSINARYDLTVEYLGDGGRALVAEDGQAWDMVVLVRYPGRQAFVDMIRDPDYQAVAHLRSEALVESVLQPTTPIAV, from the coding sequence ATGATCGAGATCGACGACCGCGAACTCGACGCGCTGCTCGCCGGCGACCCCGGTGGCCCGGTCGTGATGCTCAACCTGCTGCGATTCCGGCCGGACGGCGGCCGCGAGAGCTACCAGCGCTACGCCGAGGCGCTCGGTCGGTCGATCAACGCGCGGTACGACTTGACCGTGGAGTACCTGGGCGACGGTGGGCGTGCGCTGGTCGCCGAGGACGGACAAGCATGGGACATGGTCGTGCTGGTCCGCTACCCCGGTCGGCAGGCGTTCGTCGACATGATCCGCGACCCCGACTACCAAGCGGTCGCCCACTTGCGCAGCGAAGCGCTGGTGGAGTCGGTGCTGCAGCCGACCACGCCAATCGCGGTCTGA
- a CDS encoding universal stress protein has translation MDNLVAPPVVVGVDGSATALDAVLWAADDCARHHVPLLLVHCYSLPTRGYPDMLVDAQGLLTTLQDLGTQWLDEAAVAALAAAPGITVQTRSVMAPDISQLIDESAHARMVVVGSRGLGGFTGILLGSTAAALAAHAHSPTVVVRGTTTADGPVVVGVDGSPTSEAAIGFAFEAASVREAPLTAVLSWTDPLLEDAVQATHFTATEIEAVQEREILLAERLAGWQEKYPDVAVERIVVRDRPVRALLRIAEHARLLVVGSRGHGGFTGMLLGSTSQALVNHAPCPVAIVRPV, from the coding sequence ATGGACAACCTGGTCGCACCTCCCGTGGTGGTCGGCGTCGACGGTTCCGCCACCGCGCTGGACGCGGTCCTCTGGGCCGCGGACGACTGCGCACGCCACCACGTCCCGCTGCTCCTGGTGCACTGCTACTCCCTGCCCACCCGCGGCTACCCGGACATGCTCGTCGACGCGCAAGGGCTCCTCACGACGCTCCAGGACCTGGGGACGCAGTGGCTCGACGAGGCCGCGGTCGCCGCACTCGCCGCCGCACCCGGCATCACCGTCCAGACGAGGTCGGTGATGGCGCCGGACATCTCCCAGCTCATCGACGAGTCGGCGCACGCCCGCATGGTGGTTGTCGGCTCCCGAGGCCTCGGCGGGTTCACCGGCATCCTGCTCGGCTCCACCGCCGCCGCGCTCGCGGCCCACGCCCACAGCCCGACCGTGGTCGTGCGCGGCACCACCACCGCCGACGGACCCGTCGTGGTCGGTGTGGACGGTTCGCCCACCAGCGAGGCGGCGATCGGGTTCGCCTTCGAGGCCGCGTCGGTGCGGGAAGCGCCGTTGACCGCCGTGCTGTCGTGGACCGACCCGCTGCTCGAGGACGCCGTGCAGGCCACCCACTTCACCGCGACCGAGATCGAGGCCGTGCAGGAGCGGGAAATCCTGCTCGCCGAGCGGCTGGCCGGGTGGCAGGAGAAGTACCCGGACGTGGCGGTGGAGCGCATCGTCGTGCGCGACCGCCCGGTCCGCGCGCTGCTGCGGATCGCCGAGCACGCACGGCTGCTGGTCGTGGGCAGCCGCGGCCACGGCGGCTTCACCGGCATGCTGCTCGGCTCCACCAGCCAGGCGCTGGTGAACCACGCCCCGTGCCCCGTGGCCATCGTGCGACCGGTGTGA
- a CDS encoding universal stress protein, giving the protein MNRSDTKPIVVGVDGSPAGTGALRWALDEAAIRGCAVHVVNAWDYEPLTDWTETAERNARASSEALVEEAVRDAVLGRVDPPVVLRRCLRGIPAEVLESASRDADLLVVGSHTGHRLRDIVLGSTSALCVRHATVPVVLIPARTAPLDTRIAAGHAADHG; this is encoded by the coding sequence ATGAACCGGTCCGACACCAAACCGATCGTGGTCGGGGTCGATGGATCACCGGCCGGGACCGGAGCTCTGCGGTGGGCCCTGGACGAGGCCGCGATCCGCGGCTGCGCGGTGCACGTGGTCAACGCGTGGGACTACGAACCCCTGACCGACTGGACGGAGACGGCCGAGCGGAACGCGCGCGCGTCGTCCGAGGCGCTGGTCGAGGAAGCCGTCCGGGACGCGGTGCTCGGCCGGGTGGATCCGCCGGTGGTCCTGCGGCGATGCCTTCGCGGCATCCCGGCGGAAGTGTTGGAGAGCGCTTCGCGTGATGCCGACCTGCTGGTCGTGGGCTCGCACACCGGCCACCGGCTGCGCGACATCGTGCTCGGCTCCACGAGTGCGCTCTGCGTGCGGCACGCGACGGTGCCGGTCGTGCTCATCCCGGCCCGGACCGCCCCGCTGGACACCAGGATTGCCGCTGGCCATGCCGCTGACCACGGCTGA
- a CDS encoding LuxR C-terminal-related transcriptional regulator yields MAVDQFVARPAAAQRPDLLDLLTERETQILRLVAGGDSNAEIASRLFVGEATMKTHVSRMLNKLGLRDRVQAVVYAYETGVVTPGDNSSAG; encoded by the coding sequence ATGGCTGTCGACCAGTTCGTGGCCCGGCCCGCGGCGGCGCAACGGCCGGACCTCCTCGATCTGCTGACGGAGCGGGAAACGCAGATCCTGCGGTTGGTGGCGGGCGGGGACAGCAACGCCGAGATCGCGTCCCGGTTGTTCGTCGGCGAGGCGACCATGAAGACCCACGTGTCGCGGATGCTCAACAAACTCGGTCTGCGAGACCGGGTGCAGGCCGTCGTGTACGCGTACGAGACCGGTGTGGTCACGCCTGGGGACAACTCCTCCGCTGGGTGA
- a CDS encoding HAD-IC family P-type ATPase, with protein sequence MPLTTADRPRVGPQRMSVDEVVRQAGTDSERGLSSAEAALRLVELGSNTLPPQRRQGWVLRLLAQLNHPLIYVLLAAATLTALLGETVDASVVFAVVVVNAVIGFLQEAKAERALDALAAMVRTEATAVRDGVASRVSSDDLVPGDLVALEAGDKVPADLRLSRTGELDVDESALTGESAPVGKDPAELPPDTVLADRVNMAFSGTLVTAGSGRGIVVATGADTEIGHVHQLVGATATVATPLTRKLDRFSRLLTFVILGLAALSVAVGLARGEPLGSMVTAAVALAVGAIPEGLPAAVTVTLAIGVARMARRQAIVRRLPAVETLGSTTMICTDKTGTLTANAMTVRVVVAGGVRHDLTGIGYDPDGDVEPPVDTASRECLLAGLACNDARIVHEDEKWSAVGDPTEAALVVSARKAGLGPDDVPTRLDVLPFSSDRRYMATLHPAGLVYLKGAVERILDLAGKTDRAEADDLAGGGLRVLAIATARLPDGAALTEEALRGNVVLLGLQAMHDPPRPEAIEAVRECRAAGIEVRMITGDHPATARAIAEHFDIPADAVYARVTPEEKLRLVTEFQAQGHVVAMTGDGVNDAPALRRADIGVAMGRGGTEVAKQAADMVLADDNFSSIRAAVQEGRAVFDNLRKFIIWTLPTNMAEGLVILAAVLLGTALPILPVQILWINMTTAVALGLTLAFEPREPDVMRRPPLPPSLPLMTPQVVRRILFVSAILLVGSFAAFHWQLAAGASLDQARTVAVNAFVAAQIAYLLNCRSLDNLRSGVGFLANPWLLAGIGTTVVLQLLLTYLPVMNTLFHTAPIGWSAWGFVAVLALITFVLVELAKWVSRVSASRSEVPGS encoded by the coding sequence ATGCCGCTGACCACGGCTGACCGGCCGCGGGTCGGTCCGCAGCGGATGTCGGTGGACGAGGTCGTCCGGCAGGCAGGAACCGACTCCGAGCGCGGGTTGTCGAGCGCGGAGGCCGCCCTGCGACTGGTCGAGCTGGGTTCGAACACCCTGCCCCCGCAACGCCGCCAGGGGTGGGTGCTCCGGTTGCTGGCGCAGCTCAACCACCCGCTGATCTACGTGCTGCTGGCCGCGGCCACGCTGACCGCGCTGCTCGGGGAGACCGTCGACGCGTCGGTCGTGTTCGCCGTCGTCGTGGTCAACGCGGTCATCGGGTTCCTCCAGGAGGCCAAGGCCGAGCGGGCGTTGGACGCGCTGGCCGCGATGGTCCGCACCGAGGCGACCGCGGTGCGCGACGGCGTCGCCTCGCGGGTGTCCTCCGACGACCTCGTACCCGGTGACCTCGTGGCGCTGGAGGCGGGGGACAAGGTCCCCGCCGACCTGCGGCTCTCGCGCACCGGCGAACTCGACGTGGACGAGTCGGCGCTGACCGGGGAATCCGCGCCTGTCGGCAAGGACCCGGCGGAGCTGCCACCGGACACCGTGCTGGCCGACCGGGTCAACATGGCCTTCTCCGGCACCCTCGTCACCGCGGGCAGCGGCCGCGGGATCGTGGTCGCGACCGGCGCGGACACCGAGATCGGCCACGTCCACCAGCTCGTCGGCGCCACCGCGACGGTGGCGACACCGCTGACCCGCAAGCTCGACCGGTTCAGCAGGCTCCTGACCTTCGTCATCCTCGGACTGGCCGCGCTCAGCGTGGCCGTCGGCCTGGCGCGCGGGGAACCACTCGGGTCGATGGTGACCGCCGCCGTCGCGCTCGCGGTCGGCGCCATCCCCGAAGGACTGCCGGCCGCCGTCACGGTCACGCTCGCGATCGGCGTGGCCAGGATGGCGCGCAGGCAGGCGATCGTCCGGCGGCTGCCCGCCGTGGAGACCCTCGGCAGCACCACGATGATCTGCACCGACAAGACCGGCACGCTCACCGCCAACGCGATGACCGTCCGGGTCGTGGTGGCAGGTGGAGTCCGCCACGACCTGACCGGCATCGGGTACGACCCCGACGGCGATGTGGAGCCGCCCGTCGACACCGCCTCACGGGAGTGCTTGCTCGCGGGACTCGCCTGCAACGACGCGCGGATCGTCCACGAGGACGAGAAGTGGTCCGCCGTCGGCGACCCCACCGAGGCCGCGCTCGTGGTCTCCGCGCGCAAGGCCGGGCTCGGACCCGACGACGTGCCGACCCGGCTCGACGTCCTGCCCTTCAGCTCCGACCGCCGGTACATGGCGACCCTGCACCCCGCTGGGCTGGTCTACCTCAAGGGAGCGGTCGAACGGATCCTCGACCTCGCTGGTAAGACCGACCGCGCCGAAGCCGACGATCTCGCAGGCGGCGGCCTCCGGGTGCTCGCCATCGCCACCGCCCGACTGCCGGACGGTGCCGCATTGACCGAGGAGGCCCTGCGCGGAAACGTGGTCCTCCTGGGTTTGCAGGCCATGCACGACCCGCCGCGACCGGAGGCGATCGAGGCCGTGCGGGAGTGCCGCGCGGCGGGCATCGAGGTGCGAATGATCACCGGTGACCACCCGGCCACCGCCCGCGCCATCGCCGAGCACTTCGACATCCCCGCCGACGCCGTGTACGCCAGGGTCACGCCGGAGGAGAAGCTGAGGCTGGTCACGGAGTTCCAGGCCCAGGGACATGTCGTGGCGATGACCGGCGACGGCGTCAACGACGCACCCGCCCTGCGTCGCGCCGACATCGGCGTCGCCATGGGGCGCGGCGGCACGGAAGTGGCGAAGCAGGCCGCCGACATGGTGCTGGCCGACGACAACTTCTCCTCGATCAGGGCCGCGGTGCAGGAGGGGCGCGCGGTCTTCGACAACCTGCGCAAGTTCATCATCTGGACGCTGCCGACCAACATGGCCGAAGGCCTGGTGATCCTCGCCGCGGTCCTGCTCGGCACGGCGCTGCCGATCCTGCCGGTGCAGATCCTGTGGATTAACATGACCACCGCGGTCGCCCTCGGCCTGACCCTCGCGTTCGAACCCCGTGAGCCGGACGTCATGCGCCGACCACCTTTGCCGCCGTCGTTGCCGTTGATGACCCCCCAGGTCGTGCGCCGCATCCTGTTCGTATCGGCCATCCTGCTCGTCGGGTCCTTCGCGGCGTTCCACTGGCAGCTCGCCGCAGGTGCGTCGCTCGACCAAGCACGCACAGTCGCGGTGAACGCGTTCGTGGCCGCCCAGATCGCCTACCTGCTCAACTGCCGGTCACTGGACAACCTCCGGTCCGGTGTGGGCTTCCTGGCCAACCCGTGGCTGCTTGCGGGGATCGGCACCACCGTGGTGCTGCAACTGCTGCTCACCTATCTACCGGTGATGAACACCCTGTTCCACACCGCGCCGATCGGCTGGAGTGCCTGGGGGTTCGTCGCAGTGCTGGCGCTGATCACGTTCGTTCTGGTCGAACTGGCGAAGTGGGTCTCCCGCGTGTCGGCGTCGCGATCGGAGGTCCCAGGGTCTTAG
- a CDS encoding phosphoketolase, whose translation MTLTEPAPIRTRPDLELIDAYWRAANYLSVGQIYLLDNPLLREPLLAEHVKPRLLGHWGTTPGLNLLYAHLNRVINERDLNALYVTGPGHGGPGLVANAYLEGTYSEVYSSITEDVDGMRGLFRQFSFPGGIPSHVAPETPGSIHEGGELGYALVHAFGAAFDNPDLKVLCVIGDGEAETGPLAASWHSNKFLNPVTDGAVLPVLHLNGYKIANPSVLARIPDEELAALMRGYGYTPHFVAGDDPMAVHELLSSTLDVVFDDIVAIQRAARETGGPHERPLWPMIVLRTPKGWTGPKVVDGMPVEGTFRAHQVPLAATRSNAEHRAQLEEWMRGYRPEELFDADGRLIPELRALAPRGIRRMSANPHANGGLLRQDLTMPDFRDHAVPVEHHAVESSEATKVLGGFLRDIITRNPDRFRIMGPDETASNRLSAVFEVTDRAWNAETQPGDDHLAPDGRVMEVLSEHLCQGWLEGYLLTGRHGLFNCYEAFIHIVDSMLNQHAKWLKTTRGIPWRAPISSLNYLLSSHVWRQDHNGFSHQDPGFLDHVVNKKAEIVRVYLPPDTNTLLSVADHCLRSKHYVNVIVAGKQPALTYLGMDEAVAHCARGLGIWPWAGNTDGEPDVVIACAGDVPTMEALAATDLLRTHLPELKVRFVNVVDLMRLEPDTEHPHGLSDRDFDALFTTDKPVVFAFHGYPSLIHRLTYRRANHHNLHVRGYKEEGTTTTPFDILMLNDLDRFHLVMDVIDRVPSLGSRAAVLRQRMEDARLDARAYTREHGEDDPAISGWTWPDRG comes from the coding sequence GTGACGCTGACCGAACCGGCACCGATCCGAACGCGGCCCGATCTGGAGTTGATCGACGCCTACTGGCGGGCGGCGAACTACCTGTCGGTCGGGCAGATCTACCTGCTGGACAACCCGCTGCTGCGCGAACCGCTGCTGGCGGAGCACGTGAAGCCCCGGCTGCTGGGGCACTGGGGGACCACTCCGGGGTTGAACCTGCTGTACGCGCACCTGAACCGGGTGATCAACGAGCGCGACCTGAACGCGCTGTACGTGACCGGTCCCGGTCACGGCGGGCCAGGTCTGGTGGCCAACGCCTACCTGGAGGGCACCTACAGCGAGGTCTACTCCTCGATCACCGAGGACGTCGACGGGATGCGCGGGCTGTTCCGGCAGTTCTCCTTCCCCGGCGGCATCCCCAGCCATGTCGCGCCCGAGACACCCGGCTCGATCCACGAGGGCGGTGAACTCGGCTACGCCCTCGTGCACGCGTTCGGCGCGGCGTTCGACAACCCGGACCTCAAGGTGCTGTGCGTGATCGGTGACGGGGAGGCCGAGACCGGGCCGCTGGCGGCCAGTTGGCACTCGAACAAGTTCCTCAACCCCGTCACCGACGGCGCGGTGCTGCCGGTGCTGCACCTCAACGGCTACAAGATCGCCAACCCGTCGGTGCTGGCCAGGATCCCGGACGAGGAACTGGCCGCGTTGATGCGCGGGTACGGCTACACGCCGCACTTCGTGGCCGGTGACGACCCCATGGCCGTGCACGAGCTGCTTTCCTCCACTTTGGACGTAGTGTTCGACGACATCGTCGCCATCCAACGCGCCGCCCGCGAGACCGGCGGCCCGCACGAGCGTCCGCTGTGGCCGATGATCGTGCTGCGCACGCCGAAGGGGTGGACGGGGCCGAAGGTGGTCGACGGGATGCCGGTCGAGGGCACGTTCCGCGCGCACCAGGTGCCGCTCGCCGCCACACGAAGCAACGCCGAGCACCGTGCGCAACTCGAGGAGTGGATGCGCGGCTACCGGCCCGAGGAGCTGTTCGACGCCGACGGCCGGTTGATCCCGGAGTTGCGGGCGCTTGCGCCGCGCGGGATCCGGCGGATGAGTGCCAACCCGCACGCCAACGGCGGACTGCTGCGCCAGGACCTCACCATGCCCGACTTCCGCGACCACGCCGTGCCGGTCGAGCACCACGCCGTGGAGTCCAGCGAGGCCACCAAGGTGCTCGGCGGGTTCTTGCGCGACATCATCACCCGCAACCCCGACCGGTTCCGGATCATGGGCCCGGACGAGACCGCGTCCAACCGGCTGTCGGCGGTGTTCGAGGTGACCGACCGCGCGTGGAACGCGGAGACCCAGCCCGGCGACGACCACCTCGCGCCGGACGGCCGGGTGATGGAGGTGCTGTCGGAGCACCTGTGCCAGGGCTGGCTGGAGGGCTACCTGCTGACCGGGCGGCACGGGCTGTTCAACTGCTACGAGGCGTTCATCCACATCGTCGACTCGATGCTCAACCAGCACGCGAAGTGGCTCAAGACGACCCGCGGGATCCCGTGGCGCGCACCGATCTCGTCGCTCAACTACCTGTTGTCCTCGCACGTGTGGCGCCAGGACCACAACGGGTTCTCCCACCAGGATCCCGGATTCCTCGACCACGTGGTGAACAAGAAGGCCGAGATCGTCCGGGTGTACCTGCCGCCGGACACCAACACCCTGCTGTCGGTGGCCGACCACTGCCTGCGCAGCAAGCACTACGTCAACGTCATCGTCGCCGGCAAGCAGCCCGCGCTGACCTACCTCGGCATGGACGAGGCCGTCGCGCACTGCGCGCGGGGACTCGGGATCTGGCCGTGGGCGGGCAACACCGACGGCGAGCCGGACGTGGTGATCGCGTGCGCGGGCGACGTGCCCACGATGGAAGCCCTGGCCGCGACGGACCTGCTGCGCACCCACCTGCCGGAGTTGAAGGTCCGGTTCGTCAACGTCGTCGACCTGATGCGCCTGGAACCCGACACCGAGCACCCGCACGGCCTGTCCGACCGCGACTTCGACGCGCTGTTCACCACCGACAAGCCCGTCGTCTTCGCCTTCCACGGCTACCCGTCGCTGATCCACCGGCTCACCTACCGCCGTGCCAACCACCACAACCTGCACGTGCGCGGGTACAAGGAGGAGGGCACCACGACCACGCCGTTCGACATCCTGATGCTCAACGACCTGGACCGCTTCCACCTGGTCATGGACGTCATCGACCGCGTCCCGTCGCTGGGCAGCCGCGCGGCGGTGCTGCGCCAGCGGATGGAGGACGCCCGGCTCGACGCCCGCGCGTACACGCGTGAGCACGGCGAGGACGACCCGGCCATCTCGGGCTGGACCTGGCCGGACCGGGGCTGA
- a CDS encoding SDR family oxidoreductase, translating into MAEKEVLLITGAGRGMGVDIAKAALGAGYAVVATGRDPEKVTNAVGATDDLLAVRLDVTDPADARAAARAAVDRFGRIDVLVNNAGNFHAGFFEEITPEDFRAQVETNLFGPLNVTRAVLPVLREQRSGLVVTISSTAGIVGGEFTSAYAASKFGLEGWMESLAIEVAEFGIRTMIVDPGFFRTDLLTPESTSYAEPVIADYVERTKQTVDTWSGMNGLQAGDPAKLAAALIGLIGSAEPPPRWAAGADAVATLERKAKTLLDQADTHRELSSSLAHDA; encoded by the coding sequence ATGGCGGAGAAGGAAGTGCTGCTCATCACCGGGGCCGGGCGTGGCATGGGCGTGGACATCGCCAAGGCGGCCTTGGGCGCTGGGTACGCGGTGGTCGCGACCGGCCGTGACCCGGAGAAGGTGACGAACGCGGTCGGCGCCACCGACGACCTGCTGGCGGTGCGGCTCGACGTCACCGACCCCGCCGACGCCCGAGCCGCGGCGCGGGCCGCCGTGGACCGGTTCGGCCGCATCGACGTGCTGGTCAACAACGCGGGCAACTTCCACGCCGGGTTCTTCGAGGAGATCACCCCCGAGGACTTCCGCGCCCAGGTCGAGACGAACCTGTTCGGCCCGCTCAACGTCACCCGCGCGGTGCTGCCCGTCCTGCGCGAACAGCGCTCCGGACTGGTCGTGACGATCTCCTCGACCGCGGGCATCGTCGGCGGGGAGTTCACCTCGGCGTACGCGGCGTCGAAGTTCGGCCTCGAGGGCTGGATGGAGTCGTTGGCCATCGAGGTCGCCGAGTTCGGCATCCGCACGATGATCGTGGACCCCGGCTTCTTCCGCACCGACCTGCTCACACCGGAATCCACCAGCTACGCGGAACCGGTGATCGCGGACTACGTCGAGCGCACGAAGCAGACCGTGGACACGTGGTCCGGTATGAACGGGTTGCAGGCAGGCGACCCCGCCAAGCTCGCCGCGGCGTTGATCGGGCTCATCGGGTCGGCTGAGCCGCCGCCGCGCTGGGCCGCGGGCGCCGACGCGGTCGCCACCCTGGAGCGGAAGGCGAAGACCTTGCTCGACCAGGCCGACACCCACCGCGAACTGTCCTCGTCACTCGCGCACGACGCCTGA
- a CDS encoding helix-turn-helix transcriptional regulator: MDNRDEVKAFLSSRRAKVSPEQAGLTGYSRNRRVPGLRRSEVADLAGVSVEYYAQLERGNLAGVSDSVLDALAGALRLDEAERAHLTDLARAAGPATRARRKTPAPQIRPGVARVLELMTEVPAFVGNGRGDVLAANTLAQVLYAPMFDDPHRPANHARFAFLNPRARDFWRDWDRIATDTVAMMRTEAGRDPYDKALTDLVGELCTRSEEFRTRWAAHDVRLHRTGVKQFHHPAVGDLDLHFETVQLTADPGLTMTLLSAPAGSADDDALRLLASWAATRHADDPTTPPRP; this comes from the coding sequence GTGGACAACCGTGACGAGGTGAAAGCCTTCCTGAGCTCCCGCCGGGCCAAGGTCAGCCCCGAGCAGGCGGGCCTGACCGGCTACAGCCGCAACCGGCGGGTGCCGGGGCTGCGCCGCAGCGAGGTCGCCGATCTGGCCGGGGTCAGCGTCGAGTACTACGCCCAGCTCGAACGCGGCAACCTCGCAGGTGTCTCCGACAGCGTCCTGGACGCCCTCGCCGGCGCGTTGCGGCTCGACGAGGCCGAGCGGGCGCACCTGACCGACCTGGCCCGCGCCGCCGGCCCCGCCACCCGCGCACGCCGCAAGACCCCTGCCCCGCAGATCCGCCCCGGCGTGGCGCGCGTCCTGGAACTGATGACCGAGGTGCCCGCCTTCGTCGGCAACGGCCGCGGCGACGTCCTCGCCGCCAACACCCTCGCCCAAGTCCTCTACGCGCCCATGTTCGACGACCCGCACCGACCCGCGAACCACGCCCGCTTCGCGTTCCTCAACCCGCGCGCCCGCGACTTCTGGCGCGACTGGGACCGCATCGCGACGGACACCGTCGCCATGATGCGCACCGAAGCGGGCCGCGACCCCTACGACAAAGCGCTGACCGACCTCGTCGGCGAACTGTGCACGCGCAGCGAGGAGTTCCGGACCCGCTGGGCCGCCCATGACGTGCGCCTGCACCGCACCGGCGTCAAGCAGTTCCACCACCCGGCCGTCGGCGACCTGGACCTGCACTTCGAAACCGTGCAGCTCACCGCCGACCCCGGGCTGACCATGACCTTGCTCAGCGCTCCAGCGGGTTCCGCTGACGACGACGCTCTGCGCCTCCTGGCCAGCTGGGCAGCCACGCGCCACGCCGACGACCCGACAACGCCTCCCCGACCGTAG
- a CDS encoding acetate/propionate family kinase, with amino-acid sequence MRVLVVNAGSSSVKLRLLDEHDSLVRSEDLSAGTDGIDTARLADVLRAWPAPDVVGHRVVHGGTRFTGAVRVADEVRAGLEDLIDLAPLHQPKSLAALDAVTALLPDVAAVACFDTAFHSTIPEAAATYAVPREWRERYAIRRYGFHGLSHAHCARRAAEVAGLDAPRIVSCHLGAGASLAAIVDGRSVDTTMGFTPLEGLVMATRSGTVDPGLLLWLEEHEHLTPHEVATALEQRSGLLALAGTADMRDVEARAENGDPDALLAIDVSVHRLAGAIGAMAVAAGGLDLLAFTGGVGEHSALVRRRAAERLAFLGVAVDSRRNDAAQGDADISAVGAAVHTVVVTAREDLRIAHEARTLLDG; translated from the coding sequence GTGCGGGTGCTGGTGGTCAACGCGGGCTCGTCGAGCGTGAAGCTGCGGTTGCTCGACGAGCACGACTCCCTCGTGCGGAGCGAGGACCTGTCCGCCGGGACGGACGGGATCGACACGGCCCGGCTGGCCGACGTCCTGCGGGCATGGCCCGCGCCGGACGTGGTCGGGCACCGCGTCGTGCACGGCGGCACGCGCTTCACCGGCGCGGTCCGAGTGGCGGACGAGGTGCGGGCCGGGCTGGAGGACCTGATCGACCTCGCGCCGCTGCACCAGCCGAAGTCCCTCGCCGCGCTCGACGCCGTGACGGCGCTGCTGCCCGACGTGGCCGCGGTCGCGTGCTTCGACACCGCGTTCCACAGCACGATCCCCGAGGCCGCGGCTACCTACGCGGTCCCGCGTGAGTGGCGCGAGCGGTACGCGATCCGGCGCTACGGGTTCCACGGCCTGTCGCACGCCCACTGCGCTCGCCGCGCGGCCGAGGTCGCGGGTCTGGACGCGCCGCGGATCGTGTCCTGCCACCTGGGCGCGGGCGCGTCGCTGGCCGCGATCGTGGACGGCCGCAGCGTCGACACGACGATGGGCTTCACCCCGTTGGAGGGCCTGGTCATGGCGACCCGGTCCGGCACCGTCGACCCCGGACTGCTGCTGTGGCTGGAGGAGCACGAACACCTGACCCCGCACGAGGTCGCCACCGCACTGGAGCAGCGGTCCGGGCTGCTGGCGCTGGCGGGAACCGCGGACATGCGCGATGTGGAGGCCAGGGCCGAGAACGGTGATCCGGACGCGCTGCTGGCGATCGACGTCTCCGTGCACCGGTTGGCGGGCGCGATCGGCGCCATGGCCGTCGCGGCGGGAGGGCTCGACCTGCTGGCTTTCACCGGCGGCGTCGGCGAGCACTCCGCGCTGGTGCGACGACGGGCGGCCGAACGGCTCGCGTTCCTCGGCGTCGCTGTCGACTCCCGGCGCAACGACGCCGCTCAGGGGGACGCCGACATCTCCGCAGTGGGCGCGGCCGTGCACACCGTCGTGGTCACCGCACGAGAGGACCTGCGGATCGCTCACGAGGCGCGGACGCTGCTCGACGGGTGA